In Pogoniulus pusillus isolate bPogPus1 chromosome 1, bPogPus1.pri, whole genome shotgun sequence, one DNA window encodes the following:
- the LOC135180929 gene encoding inositol 1,4,5-trisphosphate receptor-interacting protein-like 1 produces the protein MAAMVAARVLSSVLQSLLLGAKNVGYELDGATEEWMKQREEMLSQEMARLLEEVEELEQMRQEQGCVAWRAMLSAALQQWQFWAIAGIFLLLSVLCWRLRRWSHAAASSSKEIFRSYVELDGGEEEQEREQEELQEEVRDEEDSKELKDLDRIFAESLEWPGQELAYGCQEVKELVGEVIQVYQELSSGTFFPVMQPPIGVGSTYEGWSPHGNDAVYRLLVPLKPGLGHAFYMKEKILEERPKQTFWIRVRRKCTCATEEPVPCFFHHPQERQRRQGRSHELGILCTDSYLDVHKTVSWFQNFVMSVWGVRPKMRSYHLKLLPSTRSCKLQLTDGLGRAFVIEILFGLQRADSDIFLCSRSREATWTTSLTWSGSCAVAEVKFFQHIARQVPQGSCHLKCLQVCTQILAGTGFSPSTLKVVVMHLLSSTPVSGWCRRDFVLRLKDIMQYLRCCLENKHLSHFFIGSESMPEEISLPPAYEMAEPLNLFQGLAQDPAAHTKAMHEFEESYDKLKRLLCYPQGKVLKPRAACGADGRPAPGT, from the coding sequence ATGGCTGCCATGGTTGCCGCGCGTGTCCTGTCTTCAGTTTTGCAATCGCTCCTTCTGGGAGCAAAAAACGTTGGCTATGAGCTGGATGGGGCCACAGAGGAGTGGATGAAGCAgcgtgaggagatgctgagccaGGAGATGGCtcggctgctggaggaggtggaggaactGGAGCAgatgaggcaggagcagggctgtgttGCCTGGAGAGCGATGCTCTCAGCTGCCTTGCAGCAGTGGCAGTTCTGGGCCATTGCCGGCATATTTCTCCTGCTCTCGGTGCTGTGCTGGCGGCTCAGGAGATGGAGccatgcagcagccagcagcagcaaagagatcTTCAGGAGCTACGTAGAGTTGGATGGAGGTGAAGAGGAGCAGGAACGTGagcaagaggagctgcaggaggaagtaCGTGATGAGGAAGATTCTAAAGAATTGAAGGATCTGGACAGGATCTTTGCTGAGAGCTTAGAGTGGCCAGGGCAGGAGCTCGCCTACGGGTGCCAGGAGGTGAAGGAGCTGGTGGGGGAAGTCATCCAGGTCTACCAAGAGCTGTCCTCTGGTACTTTCTTCCCGGTGATGCAGCCACCCATTGGAGTAGGCAGCACCTACGAAGGTTGGAGTCCTCATGGCAATGATGCTGTCTACCGCCTGCTGGTGCCACTCAAGCCCGGTCTTGGGCATGCCTTCTACATgaaggagaaaatcctggaggaGAGGCCAAAGCAAACCTTCTGGATCCGAGTGCGACGAAAGTGCACCTGTGCAACAGAAGAGCCAGTGCCCTGCttcttccaccaccctcaggagaggcagaggagacagGGCCGTTCCCACGAGCTGGGCATCCTCTGCACTGACTCCTACCTAGATGTGCACAAAACTGTCAGCTGGTTCCAGAACTTTGTGATGTCAGTCTGGGGCGTGAGGCCTAAGATGCGTTCCTACCATCTAAAGCTGCTGCCCTCCACGCGCTCTTGCAAGCTGCAGCTGACAGATGGCCTCGGGAGAGCCTTTGTCATTGAGATCTTATTTGGGCTGCAGCGAGCTGACTCGGACATCTTCCTGTGCAGCCGCAGCAGAGAGGCCACCTGGACCACAAGCTTGACATGGtcagggagctgtgctgtggcagaggtgaAGTTCTTCCAGCATATCGCCAGGCAGGTGCCACAGGGCAGCTGCCACCTCAAATGCCTGCAGGTGTGCACCCAAATCCTGGCGGGCACAGGCTTTTCTCCCTCCACTCTGAAGGTGGTTGTGAtgcacctcctgagcagcaCACCCGTGTCAGGCTGGTGCAGGAGGGATTTTGTGCTGCGGCTCAAGGACATCATGCAGTACCTGCGCTGctgcctggaaaacaaacaccTCAGCCACTTCTTCATTGGCAGTGAGAGCATGCCCGAGGAGATAAGCCTGCCCCCAGCCTATGAAATGGCTGAGCCACTCAACCTCTTCCAAGGCCTCGCCCAGGATCCAGCCGCCCACACCAAGGCCATGCATGAGTTTGAGGAGAGCTATGACAAGCTCAAAAGGCTGCTGTGTTATCCACAAGGAAAGGTCTTgaagcccagagctgcttgTGGAGCTGATGGCAGACCAGCCCCTGGCACAtga
- the LOC135180363 gene encoding potassium channel subfamily K member 16-like, translating into MCSGKLQTALLVASYFVYLLVGAAVFQALERTAEKQEKIAAAQMKEAFLQNFTHLTVAEMEQFMKNLTKAIQNGVYPVGNESKIEDSNWDFSNSFFFAGTVVSTIGYGTLHPKTTGGQIFCVFFALFGIPLNIVFLHHVGKMLSLLCKKLGNYLYEKGMRKKKIKFLTLLFFLSTGILVFLCLPSLFFQITEGWSYSEGIYFAFITLSTIGFGDYVVGKQPGRSYFSYYRSLVAIWILFGLAWIALLFNLLTTLLEDTEKIIVKDLHQIGKLSKDNEANQQRRCWPAQFIPEEELQPPCAGGDAQRMESLAADSGQTQDENEDFSYSKICAVTLNSSLETC; encoded by the exons ATGTGCAGTGGCAAGCTGCAGACAGCTTTGCTGGTAGCCAGCTACTTTGTCTATCTGCTGGTGGGTGCAGCTGTGTTCCAAGCATTGGAAAGGACTGCCGAGAAGCAGGAGAAAATAGCAGCTGCCCAGATGAAGGAGGCTTTTCTGCAGAATTTCACTCACCTCACGGTGGCAGAGATGGAGCAGTTTATGAAG AACCTGACCAAAGCCATTCAGAATGGAGTATACCCTGTTGGAAATGAATCAAAGATTGAAGACAGCAACTGGGATTTCAGTAACTCCTTCTTCTTTGCTGGCACAGTTGTCTCCACAATAG GATATGGCACACTACATCCTAAAACTACTGGGGGGCAGATCTTCTGTGTCTTTTTTGCTCTGTTTGGAATCCCTCTGAATATTGTTTTTCTCCACCATGTTGGTAAGATGCTCTCACTGCTGTGTAAAAAGCTGGGGAACTACCTGTATGAGAAAGGAATGAGAAAG aagAAGATCAAATTTCTGACCCTTTTGTTCTTTCTGTCCACGGGGATCCTAGTTTTTCTCTGCTTGCCATCACTCTTCTTCCAGATAACAGAGGGTTGGTCCTACAGCGAAGGAATTTACTTTGCATTTATCACTCTCAGCACCATTGGCTTTGGAGATTATGTAGTAGGTAAG cagcctggcaggagttACTTTTCCTACTATCGCTCACTGGTGGCCATTTGGATTCTGTTTGGCCTTGCCTGGATTGCTCTCCTCTTTAATTTATTGACAACATTGCTAGAAGATACTGAGAAAATAATTGTCAAAGATCTCCATCAGATTGGAAAGCTGAGTAAGGACAATGAAGCAAATCAACAAAGAAGATGCTGGCCTGCTCAATTCATTCCAGAGGAAGAACTACAGCCCCCATGTGCTGGAGGAGATGCACAGAGAATGGAGTCATTAGCAGCAGATTCTGGACAGACACAAGATGAAAATGAAGATTTTTCTTACAGCAAAATTTGTGCTGTAACATTGAACTCTTCCTTGGAGACTTGTTAG